Proteins encoded within one genomic window of Naumovozyma dairenensis CBS 421 chromosome 6, complete genome:
- the NDAI0F00640 gene encoding C2HC-type zinc finger protein (Ty-like retrotransposon), giving the protein MNQTIESTSQNNEKQSNMVNFLKIVKTFKGEPDEYFTWKAAMQGNKELFEVSDRQFMAGLYNYFEGNAANWLKNTSFNSYEEFWITLDTKYQSDKNNEIATNFRLLMSPPKNIRTYREYVNHFENRLAFLPADFKDSSWKLACFLFPLQLGLQDAIRSQNPQNVQEAIVIGENRSIMFKDSILDPRFCGLVSDVHGDNTKGNHQFNQSAIVCFNCGRSGHKSNECRNSHGRQPGRHRYNQKSFRKSGSNTIPISDLSSKIK; this is encoded by the coding sequence ATGAATCAAACTATCGAATCTACTTCTCAAAACAACGAGAAACAAAGCAACATGGTCAACTTCTTAAAGATTGTCAAGACATTTAAAGGCGAACCAGATGAATATTTCACTTGGAAAGCTGCTATGCAAGGTAACAAGGAATTGTTTGAAGTCTCAGACAGACAATTTATGGCTGGTCTTTACAACTATTTCGAAGGTAACGCAGCTAACTGGTTGAAGAACACAAGTTTCAACTCTTACGAAGAATTTTGGATTACGTTAGACACCAAGTACCAATCTGACAAGAACAATGAGATCGCTACTAATTTCCGTTTATTGATGTCGCCACCAAAGAACATTAGAACATACAGAGAATATGTTAATCACTTCGAAAATAGATTAGCATTCCTCCCAGCCGATTTCAAGGACTCATCATGGAAATTAGCTTGCTTCTTATTCCCGTTACAATTAGGATTACAAGATGCAATCCGTTCCCAGAACCCTCAAAATGTCCAAGAAGCCATCGTCATCGGAGAAAATAGATCCATTATGTTCAAGGATTCTATCTTAGACCCAAGATTCTGTGGCCTAGTCAGTGATGTCCATGGGGACAATACCAAAGGCAATCACCAGTTCAATCAATCAGCAATTGTTTGTTTCAATTGTGGTCGTTCAGGACATAAATCTAACGAATGCCGTAACTCACACGGTAGACAACCTGGAAGACATCGCTATAATCAAAAATCTTTTAGGAAGTCCGGATCCAACACTATCCCTATTAGTGACTTGAGTTCAAAAATTAAGTAG
- the AIM29 gene encoding Aim29p (similar to Saccharomyces cerevisiae YKR074W; ancestral locus Anc_5.659), producing MTNATHPIDYDLEEPLTSNARPLTNVTLTIRLIKSFPYRNVKNIILQNYNLETKTAHDLFEDVLKRVQTEGSLRPYRNVNYDTMKIYTHAHKSKTINLVINFDHDEDWTLDVENANGKKLSEYDIENETEISLFNNKDYIEFKANPIEKWL from the coding sequence ATGACAAATGCCACTCATCCTATAGATTACGATCTTGAAGAACCATTAACATCAAATGCTAGACCACTCACTAACGTCACTCTAACAATTAGGCTAATCAAATCATTCCCGTATAGAAACGTCAAGAATATAATCTTAcaaaattataatttagaaacaaaaacagctcatgatttatttgaagatgtCTTAAAGCGTGTCCAAACAGAGGGTTCATTAAGGCCCTATCGTAATGTAAATTACGACACTATGAAAATCTATACTCATGCCCATAAATCCAAAACTATTAATTTGGTTATAAATTTTGATCATGATGAAGATTGGACTTTGGATGTTGAAAACGCCAATGGTAAGAAATTGTCTGaatatgatattgaaaatgagactgaaatttctttattcaaCAATAAAGATTATATAGAATTCAAAGCAAATCCAATTGAAAAGTGGTTATAA
- the LPL1 gene encoding putative hydrolase (similar to Saccharomyces cerevisiae YOR059C; ancestral locus Anc_5.660) codes for MTADTLLLSSTASTSLSPVNSAQTSNSSLTKKSPREAHLFILLHGLWGSYKHMESMKATLRHKLRDTQDTLPIIYYSPKENALFKTFDGIEVVGYRTLFEIISFIKFHPEFKFTKLSVCGYSMGGLVARFLIGTIFGDDPMDKELLSVFGEMVPQLFVTFATPHLGVRFYNPLSNKLRWILDPLLTVLGSSLLGKTGREMFLTGSNDTLVQLSSGKYLKGLRKFKWRIVFANVKNDRTVAFYSAFITDHDPFIDTGNQIKYSFEDDIPGNKYTGILPRIVDLYKLDKSSKPPQAKETKTLKKSALTLIWIALAMTLVFPIALCMNLGGTIYSYIAASKYRKMIASGEVNDVLLKEVDISISGNSGSSIDTLSPTFSVTDSFKTYVQDVYGSIFEDEIENAEDADINDYEEDNGSWNSFIEKYSEITSDNDDSWEQNFNRLEFDSKRDMMLKNLSSVKWIRIPVYIKAINAHGGIVARSGLDKTGRTSVANVEFAGQLLNYLLNH; via the coding sequence ATGACAGCAGATACATTACtattatcatcaacagCATCAACTTCTTTGTCTCCTGTGAATAGTGCACAAACTTCGAATTCTTCCCTAACTAAAAAATCACCAAGGGAAGCCCATCTCTTCATCCTGCTCCATGGTCTTTGGGGCTCTTACAAGCACATGGAATCGATGAAAGCTACATTAAGACATAAACTAAGAGATACTCAGGATACTTTACCCATAATATACTACTCTCCGAAGGAAAATGCTCTCTTCAAGACATTCGACGGTATCGAAGTCGTTGGATACAGAACtttgtttgaaattattagttttattaaattccaccctgaatttaaatttacCAAATTAAGCGTGTGTGGGTACTCAATGGGTGGCCTTGTAGCGAGGTTTCTTATAGGGACCATTTTTGGTGATGATCCAATGGATAAAGAGTTATTGAGTGTCTTTGGTGAAATGGTTCCTCAATTGTTTGTCACTTTTGCTACTCCACATTTGGGAGTACGATTTTATAATCCTTTGAGTAATAAATTGAGATGGATACTGGACCCACTTTTGACTGTGTTGGGATCATCTTTATTGGGGAAGACTGGGAGAGAAATGTTTTTAACTGGGAGTAATGATACTTTAGTTCAATTAAGTTCTgggaaatatttgaaaggGTTACGGAAATTTAAGTGGAGGATTGTTTTTGCTAATGTTAAGAATGATAGAACTGTTGCATTTTATAGTGCTTTCATTACTGACCATGATCCATTTATTGACACGGGGaatcaaatcaaatatagttttgaagatgatattccaggtaataaatatacGGGGATTTTGCCAAGAATTGTCGATTTGtataaattagataaatcatcaaaacCACCACAAGCTAAAGAGACaaaaactttgaaaaagaGTGCATTAACTTTGATATGGATTGCTCTTGCAATGACCTTAGTATTCCCAATTGCTCTATGTATGAATCTCGGTGGAACTATTTACAGTTACATTGCCGCATCAAAATATAGGAAAATGATAGCTAGTGGTGAGGTCAATGACGTCTTACTAAAAGAGGTTGACATATCAATATCTGGTAATTCAGGATCCTCTATAGATACATTGTCTCCCACCTTTAGCGTTACAGATAGTTTCAAGACTTATGTGCAAGATGTTTATGGATCcatatttgaagatgaaattgagAATGCTGAGGACGCTGATATTAATGATTATGAAGAGGATAACGGTTCATGGAATTCCTTTATAGAGAAATACTCTGAAATAACAAGCGATAATGATGACAGTTGGGAACAAAATTTCAATCGTTTGGAATTTGATTCGAAAAGAGATATGATGCTAAAGAATCTTTCGTCAGTAAAATGGATTCGTATACCAGTGTATATAAAGGCAATTAATGCACATGGTGGTATAGTAGCTAGAAGTGGGTTAGATAAAACTGGAAGGACTAGTGTGGCAAACGTCGAATTTGCAGGCCAACTACTAAATTATTTACTAAATCATTAA
- the SLD7 gene encoding Sld7p (similar to Saccharomyces cerevisiae YOR060C; ancestral locus Anc_5.661), producing MDVISNWLTIQATCLMTTAISQINDCCIVYYLIEAGFIDYRKVYPSMLKKLKILKIGLGERHTELKLRDVQLWIEDNEFHDNRSALPQKNKVLELNGNFIQYVDLSKLPFWIRDDAQENVCFTRSATTLSYFSSKLKYKHRGIVIEIISDVPSQEFIVFYRNANTICWFSIDYTLKNKFDVQIKQDLSNNTDTCNRGGNSKNHSRILKSQENRNRLQRNTESIKRKVQFNEILTKLILSGLRLRGIPNTNSGFHRLYKMTFDAAEFAHRDQIRRNILNDISSDSPIKNNWSHSKNCKKL from the coding sequence ATGGATGTCATTTCAAACTGGTTGACAATTCAAGCGACTTGCCTTATGACTACTGCAATTTCGCAGATAAATGACTGCTgtattgtatattatttgattgaGGCTGGTTTTATTGATTATAGAAAGGTCTATCCTTCTatgttgaagaaattgaaaatccTAAAGATAGGATTGGGTGAAAGGCATACTGAGTTGAAGTTGAGAGATGTCCAATTGTGGATAGAAGATAATGAGTTTCATGATAACAGAAGTGCGCTTCctcaaaaaaataaagtacTTGAACTGAATGgaaatttcattcaatacGTTGATCTTTCTAAATTGCCATTCTGGATCCGCGATGATGCTCAGGAGAATGTTTGCTTTACTAGAAGTGCTACTACATTGTCGTATTTTAGttctaaattgaaatataaacatAGAGGTATAgtcattgaaattattagtGACGTACCGTCTCAGGAATTCATTGTGTTTTATAGAAATGCCAATACAATTTGTTGGTTTTCTATCGATTATACATTAAAGAACAAATTTGATGTTCAAATTAAGCAAGATCTTTCTAATAATACCGACACATGCAACAGAGGAGGCAACAGCAAAAatcattcaagaattttAAAATCACAAGAGAACCGTAATCGATTGCAAAGAAACACTGAATCAATTAAACGTAAAGttcaattcaatgaaattttgaCTAAATTGATTCTTAGTGGGCTAAGATTACGAGGAATACCTAATACTAATTCTGGATTCCACAGATTATATAAGATGACTTTTGATGCTGCAGAGTTTGCTCATAGAGATCAAATACGGCGcaatatattgaatgatatttcATCTGATTCTCCAATAAAAAACAATTGGTCCCATTCGAAGAATTGCAAGAAACTGTAG